One Thermoanaerobacter kivui genomic window, GCTGTTTTAGAGTTAGTGAGATTAAATAAAATTGTAGCAGAACAAAAGACTACTTATGGGGATATACTTATTAAATCCTTTAGGAGAGGAGAAAAAAATGAGCAATGAGGGAAAAATAGAAGCTATATTGTTCGCAGCAGGGGGACCAGTAAAATTAAAAACCTTATCCGACGTAGTAGGACTTCCTCAAGAGGAAATAGTAGATGTTGTAAACAAATTAAAAGAATATTACGACCGGGAAAATCGCGGTTTAGATATTATATTTTTTGAAGATAAAGTTCAAATGTGTACAAATGATAATTATGGAGAAATAGTTAGACAAGCTTTGGGATTAGAAATAAAACAAGGACTTTCTCAAGCAGCATTAGAGGTTTTGGCTATAATAGCTTATAATCAACCTATTACAAGGGCAGAAATTGAAAGAATAAGGGGTGTAAAAAGCGATAAAGCTATAAATACTTTGCTGGAGTATAATTTGATCAAAGAAAGTGGAAGGGCTTTATCTCCTGGTAGGCCAATACTGTATACTACTACAGAAGATTTTTTAAAGTATTTTGGAATTAAATCTTTAAAAGAGTTACCGCAAATTGAAATCACACCTTAAAAAAGGAGGAGGTTTTAATGTATGAAAAGAAGCATAGTGTCTTTACTTTTAATTTTAATAGGGCTTGCTTTTACATTTCTTTCAACCACTTTTGCCTTTGCAAATGAAAAAGAGATAGTAAGTTTAGGTGCGGACCTTACTCCTAAACAACAGGAAGAAATGATGGAATATTTTGGAGTCAATCCAAACACGACTAAAATTATAAAGGTTACAAATGAGGAAGAAAGAAAATATTTAAAGGGATTGGTACCTGATAAACAGATAGGTAGCCGAGCCATTTCTTCAGTGTATGTAAAACTTCTCCCACAGGGAGAAGGAATTATGGTTGATACTCACAACATAACCTGGGTCTCTAAAGAGATGTATGCCAATGCAATGGTGACAGCAGGCATTAAAGATGCAAAGGTGGTAGTAGCTGCTCCCTTTGATGTATCAGGCACGGCAGCTCTTACAGGGATAATGAAGGCATTTGAAGAAGCAACAGGGGAAAAATTAAGTGACGAGGCAAAAAAGACAGCCAATGAAGAATTGGTTATAACAAGTACTTTAGGGGAAAAGATAGGAAAAGATAAAGCAGCTGAACTTATTCAAAAGGTTAAAGAAGAAGTAATTGCAAAAAAACTTACAGATGAAAATGAAATTGCAAATGTTATAAGGGATATTGCTAAACAGCTTAACATTAAACTAACTGATGAACAGATATCTCAGATTGTACAACTTATGAAAAAGATAAATCAACTCAATCTAAATGTTGAAATAATAAAAAAGCAATTAGAGAAAATAGGGGTAGATGTTGATAAAATAAAGAAGACGGTAGAAGAGAATAAAGGTATATTAAAAGCAATTTTAGACGCTATAAAAAGCTTTTTCGATTGGTTGGCATCCCTTTTTAAATAAAATGAAATGTTAAAAAAGCAGGTGCTCTTTTATAAAGAGTTAACCTGCTATATTATTATAAGTACAATTTTACATAGAAGTTTTCTACAATTGTACTTGCTATTTTTTTAAAAAAAAGTTATCATATATCAAGATACTATATTTCCTTTATATGGATAAAAATACAATATAGGCAGTTTTTAATAACTATTAATTTTTTTACTAAAACTATAATAAAGACCTAAATCTTGCTTAGAAAAGGCTTATAAACAGCGTGATATGAGGTGAAATGATGAAATATTTGTCTGTTGTTTTTATAATCCTTATTTTTTTGATTTTACTGTATTTTTTGCCTCTTCAAATTAAAATAAAAGCGAATAAAGAGGGGAAAAATATTTCCCTGGAAATAGCAACTAATATATTTTTTGTAAATTTTTTGACCTTTAAATTACAGAAAGAGCCCGAAAAAGAGGAATTGTATTTTAAAGTTTTAGGTGTCAAGATACTTAAAAGTGCAGGAGCAAAAAAATTAGAGAGAACTAAAAAAGAGGGAAAATTTTCAGCTTTAGATATAGGATATAAAGATTTTTTTAAAATTATAGAACTTTTAAAAGGTATACTAAAAAATACTGTTGTTTATAAATTTTATTTAAATGTAAAAATAGGTTTAGAAGATGCAGCTTGGACTGCTATATTGAGCGGTTCTTTATGGGGCGTAATATATACAGCTCTTATGCCGATATATAATAACGCAACCTTTACTACTGCACCAGAGGTTTATATCACGCCTTGCTATGGTCAAAATAAGTTAGAGGGAAATTTAATTTGCATATTTAAAATAACCTGTGGTAATATTATTATTAATGGAATAAAGTTTTTGGGTAGTTTAAAGGGGAGGTGAAAATAAATGAGTGACCACCCAATCGATGCATTGATGAAAACAACCATGGAAAGCTTAAAAGATATGATAGATGTCAATACAATAGTTGGAGATGCTGTTGAAGCTCCTGATGGAACTATAATAATACCGATTTCCAGAGTGACTTTTGGTTTTGCCGCTGGCGGAGGAGAAATTAGCCCTCCTAAAAATGACAAAAAAGGTGCAGAACAAGATTCTTCTCAAAAAATGCCCTTCGCAGGAGGAAGTGGGGCGGGAGTTTCAGTTCAACCAGTAGCTTTTATGGTGGTAGGACAAGGACAGATTAGACTGCTTCCTGTGACTCAGAGTGCGATGTTAGAGAGAATAATTGACTTGACACCTAAGCTTATAGAAGAAATACAAAATTTATTCACTAAAAACAAGCCTTCTAAAAAAACTCAAAATTTGATAGTCAATGATAATGCTGATATTTAAAAGTGGGGAATCCCACTTTTTTGCATATAGAAGGAGGCATAGTGTGAAAGTAAAATAGTTAAATTTGGGCATGACAAAAAGGGCACCAAATGAAGCTGCCCAAAGCCAAATAATGGTAACATATAATGTTTAAGTAATTTTTGGAGGGATAATAGTACAACCTTCTTTTTCTAAAAGTTTAATAGCTTTCTTAATATATTGTTGCCTATGCTTTTGATAAAGTTTTTCTGGCATATTAGTGTAATCGGAGTCAGAAGGATTAAAAGGTTCCCTTTTCAAAAGCATATGATAGAGACAAGTGAGGATCATACGAGCAATAGCAACAATTGCACGTTTATGACCGCGGCGCTTTTTAATACGTTCATATTTAATCCTAAAATAAGGATTCTTTTTATCCCTAATTGCTGCATTGGCACACTGTATTAAGAGAGGTTTTAAGTAAACACCTGCTCTTGAGACATGGACAGATTTTTTCTTACCTGCACTTTCGTTGTTTTGAGGAGTAAGACCAGCCCAAGAGCAAAGGTGCTTGTCAGATTTAAAAACTGTCATATCCGTGCCGATTTCAGCGATGATTTTTTGTGAACATCTATGCCGCAGCAGATAGGGTGAACAATTTTTAACATAAATAACCCTCCTCCTCCGTGCTTTGTAGTATATCTATATATTTTAAAAGAAATTATATCAAAAATATCGCTCAATAGCACACTTTCATTACAATTTGTGCTTGAGCAAAGCGAAAGGATGTGGGTTAAAATGAAGAAATTTGTTTTTGTGTTTTTTGTTTTGTTGTTTTTTATGTCCTCTGTTAAAGTATATGCTGACAGTGATTATCCCTCTGTGGCGGCTAAAGCTGCAATTGTGATGGACCAGCAAACTGGAAGGGTGCTTTACCAAAAGAATCATCATCAAAAGTTGCCAATGGCAAGTACTACTAAAATTATGACATTATTAGTAGCATTGGAAAAGGGAAATTTAAGTGACATCGTTACTGTCAGTAAAAGAGCAGCCAGCATTGGAGGTTCTTCTATTTGGCTATCACCAGGAGAAAAAATCGATATGGAGAATTTGCTTTATGGGCTTATGTTGAACTCTGGAAATGACGCAGCTACAGCGATTGCTGAACACATAGGAGGAAGTGTAGAAAATTTTGTTGATATGATGAATGAAAAAGCGAAAGAAATAGGAGCTTTTAACACTCATTTTGTAACTCCTTCCGGTTTAGATATAGGGATTGATGACCATTACACTACTGCTTACGACTTAGCTTTGATAACTAGATATGCTTTTAGGTATCCTAAATTTGAAGAGATAGTATCAACAAAAGAGAAAACAATCCCGTGGGAAGGTCGTGAGTGGGATAGATATTTAAGAAACAAAAACAAGCTTTTGTGGATATACCAAGGAGCTGATGGAGTAAAAACGGGTTTTACTAATAAAGCGGGAAGATGTCTTGTATCTTCTGCTACAAGAGAGGGAAGAAGATTTATTGCTGTTGTTTTAAACAGCCCTCCTATGTGGGAGGATTCTATGAAAATATTAGACTACGCTTTTTTAAAATATAAGCCTTATAAAGTTTTAGAAAAAGACAAAATTATAAAAAATTTAAAAGTGGAAAATGGCAAAAAAACTTTAACTCCCATTGGGTGTGCTGCTGATTGCATTATTCCTGTTTCAGAAGAGGAAAAAGAAAAAGTACAAATGGAAATTTACCTTCCTGACAGTCTCAAAGCACCAGTCGAAAAAGGTGAAAAAGTGGGGTATGCAACAATCAAAATAGGTGAAGAAAAAATTTGTGATGTTGATTGTGTGGCTTTGCAAAAAGTAGAAAAAGAAGACTTCAACTATAATTTCCAAAAGATAATAAAAAGTTGGCTAAGGCTATTACGAAAACCCTCTTGAGCTTGGCTCAGGAGGGTTTTTGTAATAGTTTTTGATGCTGGCGAATATGTTATTAGTGTAAAATCGGAGGTGATATAAGTTGGCAAATAGATTAGAATGCATTGATGCAGCCACAGATTATTGCCCTTGCTATTTGGCAGAATTAAATGAATGCATCGTGTGTTCTCAACTTCAGGGCAAAAATTTTTGTGATTGCAATTGGAGAGGTGTGTGTATTTATCAGGAATTTGTGTGGGCAGGATACAAAGCCAAAGCTACGCGTAGTACAATATTTTCAAAAGTGTTAAAAAAAGAAAAAATTAACAAAGAAGTTATTATTTTAACTTTAAAAGTTCCTAACAAAATGGCCCGTGAACTAAACGAACCCGGTTCTTTTGTTTTTTTGAGGGGAATTTCCAGTCCATCTTTTTTTGACACTCCAATGTCTGTGATGTTTGCAGATGAAATGGAGGGAATTATTAAAATAGCAATACAAGTTAATGGACCCAAAACAAAATTAATTCAGCAATCGCAAGGAGAGGAAGAAGTATATCTTAGAGGTCCCTATTGGAATGGTCTTTTAGGTCATAGGTACATAAAAGGAACTCATAATTCGAAAGCTTTAGTTGTTTTAAGAGGTATTGCACAAGCACCTGGGGTAATAGTAATTTCAAAGCTAATAAACAATAAAAATAATGTAATTGCAATTATAGATAAAGGTAAAGTTGGCGTAAATTTTATAGGAGATTATATAAAAGATTTTGACATAACAACAGTTGATACAGACCTTTTGAGTGAAGAAGGCCAAAGAATTTTAAAAGAGTTAATCAAAGATAAAGGAATAACACTTGTATACAGCGGTGGTTCAGATGAACAGCACGTAAATATTTTAAATTACTTGGAGTTATACAACAAAGAAGCTTATTTAGCTGTTTCGAATAATAACACCATATGTTGCGGAGAGGGGATTTGTGGAAGTTGTGAAGTGCAAATTGGGGACCAAAAGGTCCGAATGTGTAAAGTTCAAGTGGATATTAGAAAAGCATTAGAAAGGAAGATGTTAAATGGTTAAAGTTGTTGTAATAGGCGGAGGCTGGGCTGGTTGTGCAGCTGCTTTAACAGCAAGAAAAGCAGGAGCAGAAGTGGTGATTCTTGAAAAAACTGATATGCTTTTAGGATGTGGACTTGTAGGAGGAATAATGAGAAATAACGGAAGATATACTGCGGCAGAAGAACTTATATATTTAGGTGGCAATGAGCTTATAGAAATAACAGACAAAGCAGCAAGACATGTAAATATAAATTTTCCTGGCCATGCCCATGCAAATCTTTATGATGTAACAATGGTAGAACCAATGGTGAGAGAAATGCTACTTAAAAAAGGAGTAACAATAAAATTGATGGCAAGAGCAACAGATGTCGTAATGAAAAACAGCAAAAGAATAAAAGGAATTGTTTTAGCAGACGATACCGTTGAGTATGGTGATGTTTTTATTGAGGCAACGGGTTCTACAGGTCCAATGGGGAACTGCTTAAGATATGGAAATGGCTGCTCTATGTGCATACTTAGGTGCCCCTCCTTTGGTCCAAGAATCAGTATAAGTTATAGAGCGGGAGTAGAAGACTTGTTGGGTATGAGGGCTGATGAGGTGTATGGTGCTTTCAGTGGTTCTTGTAAACTCAATAAAGATTCCCTGAGCGAAGAAATAAGAGAAAAATTAAATAAAGAAGGTGTAGTAGTGCTACCTGTCCCTAAAGAAGATATCAACATGGAGAAGTTGAATTTAAAAGTGTGTCAGCAATACGCATTGCCAGAGTACGCAGAAAATGTTATACTATTGGATACTGGACACGCAAAACTCATGACTCCTTTTTATCCTCTGGAAAAATTGAGAAAGATTCCAGGTTTAGAAAGAGCGAGATATGAAGATCCTTATTCTGGTGGC contains:
- the scpB gene encoding SMC-Scp complex subunit ScpB, whose protein sequence is MSNEGKIEAILFAAGGPVKLKTLSDVVGLPQEEIVDVVNKLKEYYDRENRGLDIIFFEDKVQMCTNDNYGEIVRQALGLEIKQGLSQAALEVLAIIAYNQPITRAEIERIRGVKSDKAINTLLEYNLIKESGRALSPGRPILYTTTEDFLKYFGIKSLKELPQIEITP
- a CDS encoding DUF1002 domain-containing protein, which produces MKRSIVSLLLILIGLAFTFLSTTFAFANEKEIVSLGADLTPKQQEEMMEYFGVNPNTTKIIKVTNEEERKYLKGLVPDKQIGSRAISSVYVKLLPQGEGIMVDTHNITWVSKEMYANAMVTAGIKDAKVVVAAPFDVSGTAALTGIMKAFEEATGEKLSDEAKKTANEELVITSTLGEKIGKDKAAELIQKVKEEVIAKKLTDENEIANVIRDIAKQLNIKLTDEQISQIVQLMKKINQLNLNVEIIKKQLEKIGVDVDKIKKTVEENKGILKAILDAIKSFFDWLASLFK
- the ytfJ gene encoding GerW family sporulation protein; amino-acid sequence: MSDHPIDALMKTTMESLKDMIDVNTIVGDAVEAPDGTIIIPISRVTFGFAAGGGEISPPKNDKKGAEQDSSQKMPFAGGSGAGVSVQPVAFMVVGQGQIRLLPVTQSAMLERIIDLTPKLIEEIQNLFTKNKPSKKTQNLIVNDNADI
- a CDS encoding D-alanyl-D-alanine carboxypeptidase family protein, which gives rise to MKKFVFVFFVLLFFMSSVKVYADSDYPSVAAKAAIVMDQQTGRVLYQKNHHQKLPMASTTKIMTLLVALEKGNLSDIVTVSKRAASIGGSSIWLSPGEKIDMENLLYGLMLNSGNDAATAIAEHIGGSVENFVDMMNEKAKEIGAFNTHFVTPSGLDIGIDDHYTTAYDLALITRYAFRYPKFEEIVSTKEKTIPWEGREWDRYLRNKNKLLWIYQGADGVKTGFTNKAGRCLVSSATREGRRFIAVVLNSPPMWEDSMKILDYAFLKYKPYKVLEKDKIIKNLKVENGKKTLTPIGCAADCIIPVSEEEKEKVQMEIYLPDSLKAPVEKGEKVGYATIKIGEEKICDVDCVALQKVEKEDFNYNFQKIIKSWLRLLRKPS
- a CDS encoding transposase, whose amino-acid sequence is MYYKARRRRVIYVKNCSPYLLRHRCSQKIIAEIGTDMTVFKSDKHLCSWAGLTPQNNESAGKKKSVHVSRAGVYLKPLLIQCANAAIRDKKNPYFRIKYERIKKRRGHKRAIVAIARMILTCLYHMLLKREPFNPSDSDYTNMPEKLYQKHRQQYIKKAIKLLEKEGCTIIPPKIT
- a CDS encoding DUF2953 domain-containing protein, giving the protein MKYLSVVFIILIFLILLYFLPLQIKIKANKEGKNISLEIATNIFFVNFLTFKLQKEPEKEELYFKVLGVKILKSAGAKKLERTKKEGKFSALDIGYKDFFKIIELLKGILKNTVVYKFYLNVKIGLEDAAWTAILSGSLWGVIYTALMPIYNNATFTTAPEVYITPCYGQNKLEGNLICIFKITCGNIIINGIKFLGSLKGR
- a CDS encoding FAD-dependent oxidoreductase, encoding MVKVVVIGGGWAGCAAALTARKAGAEVVILEKTDMLLGCGLVGGIMRNNGRYTAAEELIYLGGNELIEITDKAARHVNINFPGHAHANLYDVTMVEPMVREMLLKKGVTIKLMARATDVVMKNSKRIKGIVLADDTVEYGDVFIEATGSTGPMGNCLRYGNGCSMCILRCPSFGPRISISYRAGVEDLLGMRADEVYGAFSGSCKLNKDSLSEEIREKLNKEGVVVLPVPKEDINMEKLNLKVCQQYALPEYAENVILLDTGHAKLMTPFYPLEKLRKIPGLERARYEDPYSGGKANSVRYLSMAPRDNAMKVIGLDNLLCAGEKSGLFTGHTEAMVTGCLAGHNSVRLALGMPLLELPRNLASGDLIAYANESIKTKEGLKKRYTFAGAEYFERMKQLGLYTTDTNLIKERVMRNNLLKIYDEKLV
- a CDS encoding sulfide/dihydroorotate dehydrogenase-like FAD/NAD-binding protein gives rise to the protein MANRLECIDAATDYCPCYLAELNECIVCSQLQGKNFCDCNWRGVCIYQEFVWAGYKAKATRSTIFSKVLKKEKINKEVIILTLKVPNKMARELNEPGSFVFLRGISSPSFFDTPMSVMFADEMEGIIKIAIQVNGPKTKLIQQSQGEEEVYLRGPYWNGLLGHRYIKGTHNSKALVVLRGIAQAPGVIVISKLINNKNNVIAIIDKGKVGVNFIGDYIKDFDITTVDTDLLSEEGQRILKELIKDKGITLVYSGGSDEQHVNILNYLELYNKEAYLAVSNNNTICCGEGICGSCEVQIGDQKVRMCKVQVDIRKALERKMLNG